Proteins from one Candidatus Hydrogenedentota bacterium genomic window:
- a CDS encoding TIGR03960 family B12-binding radical SAM protein → MTPSVDPLLRSRLIDEILPQVERPSRYLGTELNAIHKDPGAVDVRIALAFPDLYDIGLGNLGLLILYAILNELPWCWAERAYAPAPDMEAALRDRQIPLLSHESKTPLRQLDGIGFTLQSELTYTNILNMLDLARVPLRASQRSDDDPLVFAGGPCAFNPEPLAPFMDFFVVGDGEEAVVEAAQALRETTGKPRTAALEALARIEGVYVPALYPVETLSDGCVVPARDAQPVRKRLVRELDAAKYPTKLIVPFTQQVHDRAVLEVLRGCTHGCRFCQAGMTTRPVRERGLTTLDSLLDAIIRETGYEETSLLSLSTCDYSKAQELVHQAAARAAEADMSVSLPSLRLDTFAVDLADKIADIRRSGLTFAPEAATPRLRAVINKWIPDEDLFTTAEEVFRRGWKHLKLYFMIGLPTETDEDVLAIVDLCRRTLERVRKIDRGAQINTGVSTFIPKPFTPFQWSVQIGLQETRRRQTLLHGGFAAHRAIRFGRHNPHSSLIEGLITRSDRRAADLLESAWRHGARFDAWDEWRNLPAWELALEDTGFSIEDALRARDPDERLPWDHIDALVSKAWLYSDWEAALRGEYAPDCRGGACRNCGLNETERALCQSMWMRAAEAEIEAARAAPELPPPNTERREPPAVQRLRFRIGRSGEARFLSNHELITVWVRALRRANFPLSYSQGFHAHPRVTFSAAPAVGEESVCDYMDVVLRAFVHPKEAIERLARALPPGLTAFEADTVPIKAPALMASVTGFSYTLETKDDPAALQHKVEELLARPHIEVEREGKKNRRGGRRVSMVNVRPMIKRMAVKTGPAGAVLELEMRRVNARGVRIRELLELLDLSAASVRVTKRATYLAEDE, encoded by the coding sequence ATGACCCCATCCGTAGATCCCCTCTTGCGTTCAAGGCTGATTGACGAGATTCTGCCCCAAGTCGAACGCCCCTCCCGCTATCTCGGAACCGAGTTGAACGCGATCCACAAGGACCCTGGCGCGGTCGATGTGCGCATCGCGCTGGCCTTTCCAGACCTCTACGACATCGGCCTTGGCAATCTGGGGCTGCTGATACTCTATGCCATCCTCAACGAGCTTCCCTGGTGCTGGGCCGAGCGCGCCTACGCGCCGGCCCCCGATATGGAGGCCGCGTTGCGCGACCGCCAGATCCCCCTGCTTTCACACGAGTCAAAGACGCCGCTCCGCCAGTTGGACGGCATAGGGTTCACCCTGCAATCCGAGCTGACCTACACCAATATTCTCAACATGCTTGACTTGGCGCGTGTCCCGTTACGCGCATCCCAGCGAAGCGACGATGACCCGCTGGTGTTTGCGGGGGGACCGTGCGCTTTCAACCCCGAACCCCTGGCGCCCTTCATGGACTTCTTCGTCGTTGGCGACGGAGAGGAAGCGGTCGTCGAGGCGGCGCAGGCGCTTCGAGAGACCACGGGCAAACCGCGAACGGCAGCGCTCGAGGCTCTGGCGCGTATCGAGGGGGTGTATGTTCCCGCCTTGTACCCCGTGGAAACGCTTTCAGACGGGTGCGTCGTTCCCGCGCGGGATGCACAGCCGGTCCGGAAGCGGCTTGTCCGCGAACTCGATGCCGCGAAGTACCCCACGAAGCTGATTGTGCCTTTCACACAGCAGGTGCATGACCGCGCCGTCCTCGAGGTACTGCGGGGCTGCACTCACGGTTGCCGGTTCTGCCAGGCAGGCATGACTACCCGTCCGGTACGCGAGCGCGGCCTTACGACCCTCGATAGCCTTCTCGACGCTATCATCCGCGAAACCGGTTACGAAGAGACGTCCCTGCTCTCGCTCTCCACGTGCGACTACTCTAAAGCACAAGAGCTGGTGCATCAGGCGGCCGCCCGCGCTGCCGAGGCCGACATGAGCGTGTCGTTGCCCTCGCTGCGCCTGGATACGTTCGCCGTGGACCTGGCCGACAAGATCGCGGACATCCGCCGGAGCGGCCTTACGTTCGCCCCCGAAGCCGCAACTCCCCGGTTGCGCGCCGTTATCAACAAATGGATACCCGACGAGGACCTCTTCACCACCGCCGAAGAGGTGTTCCGCCGGGGCTGGAAACACCTCAAACTGTATTTCATGATCGGCCTGCCCACCGAAACGGACGAGGATGTGCTTGCCATCGTGGACCTCTGCCGGCGAACGCTCGAGCGCGTCCGCAAGATTGACCGGGGCGCGCAGATCAATACGGGCGTATCAACATTCATCCCCAAACCGTTCACCCCTTTTCAATGGTCGGTCCAAATAGGTCTGCAAGAAACCCGGCGCAGGCAGACGCTCCTGCATGGAGGTTTCGCTGCGCACCGGGCAATCCGGTTTGGCCGTCACAATCCGCACTCATCCCTGATCGAGGGGCTCATCACGCGCTCCGACCGCCGGGCAGCAGACCTGCTCGAGTCCGCCTGGCGTCACGGCGCCCGCTTCGACGCGTGGGACGAGTGGCGCAATCTGCCCGCATGGGAGCTGGCGCTCGAAGATACGGGGTTCTCCATCGAAGACGCCCTTCGCGCGCGCGACCCGGATGAACGCCTGCCATGGGACCACATCGACGCGCTTGTTTCCAAGGCATGGCTGTACAGTGACTGGGAAGCCGCGTTGCGAGGAGAGTACGCGCCCGATTGCAGGGGAGGCGCATGCCGGAACTGCGGGCTCAACGAAACCGAGCGTGCGCTCTGTCAAAGCATGTGGATGCGCGCCGCCGAGGCGGAAATCGAGGCCGCACGCGCCGCACCCGAGCTGCCCCCCCCCAACACCGAAAGACGCGAGCCCCCCGCAGTCCAGCGTTTGCGTTTTCGCATCGGGCGCAGCGGCGAAGCCCGGTTCTTGTCCAACCACGAGCTGATAACCGTATGGGTGCGGGCATTGCGTCGCGCGAACTTCCCGCTATCCTATTCGCAAGGATTTCATGCTCATCCCAGGGTAACGTTCTCAGCCGCCCCCGCCGTCGGGGAAGAATCGGTCTGCGACTATATGGACGTGGTGCTTCGGGCCTTTGTGCATCCCAAGGAAGCCATCGAACGCCTGGCGCGCGCCCTGCCACCGGGGTTAACCGCGTTCGAGGCGGATACCGTGCCCATCAAAGCCCCCGCCCTCATGGCAAGCGTAACCGGTTTTTCGTACACGCTCGAGACCAAAGACGACCCTGCCGCGCTGCAGCACAAAGTCGAAGAGCTGCTCGCCCGTCCGCATATCGAGGTCGAGCGCGAAGGCAAGAAGAACCGCAGAGGGGGCCGGCGCGTCTCGATGGTGAATGTCCGGCCCATGATCAAGCGCATGGCGGTGAAAACAGGACCTGCCGGAGCGGTCCTGGAACTCGAAATGCGCCGTGTGAATGCCCGGGGCGTGCGGATACGCGAGCTCCTTGAACTGCTGGATCTGAGCGCCGCCTCCGTCCGCGTCACGAAGCGCGCCACATACCTCGCGGAAGACGAATAA
- a CDS encoding sialate O-acetylesterase, with translation MSKLRVFLACLLGSIAIAVGVSAEVTLHPLFSDHMVLQQGERIPVWGKAAPGENVTVTIDRRKDDACADENGNWMVKLRSLRAGGPYEMTVAGKNNTLTVKDVLVGEVWVGSGQSNMAMNVQSSNNAEQEIANANYPNIRLFQVPTKTADTPQETVEAQWQLTTPETIPGFSAAAYFFGRELHQQLNVPVGLIHTSWGGTPSEAWTSLCTLKATPEAKPILDRWDDIIAKYPQALEEFNKQMEEWNKAAEQAKKDGKEAPAKPRAPLGPDHPHRPASLYNAMIAPLIPYAIRGAIWYQGESNAGRAYQYRAIFPAMIEDWREHWNQGNFPFLFVQLANFTERKPDPGDSDWAELREAQSMTLKLKNTGMAVIIDIGDAADIHPKNKQDVGKRLAYWALDKTYKKDVVPSGPLYDSARFRSGKATIRFDYADGGLVSQGGELKGFAIAGPDQKFVWAKAEVAGKKKVTVWSEQVPNPVAVRYGWANNPECTLYNKAGLPASPFRTDEWPGITINNK, from the coding sequence ATGTCAAAGCTTCGCGTGTTCCTAGCGTGTCTCTTGGGATCAATTGCCATTGCGGTTGGTGTAAGCGCCGAGGTTACGCTCCATCCGCTCTTTTCCGACCACATGGTGCTTCAACAGGGCGAGCGGATTCCCGTCTGGGGCAAAGCGGCGCCGGGCGAGAACGTCACCGTAACCATCGACCGCCGCAAAGATGACGCCTGTGCAGACGAAAACGGCAACTGGATGGTCAAGCTGCGCAGCCTGCGCGCCGGCGGGCCCTACGAAATGACCGTGGCCGGCAAGAACAATACGTTGACCGTGAAAGATGTCCTCGTTGGCGAAGTCTGGGTCGGTTCCGGCCAGTCAAACATGGCGATGAACGTCCAGAGTTCGAACAATGCGGAGCAGGAAATCGCCAACGCGAACTACCCCAACATCCGTCTGTTCCAAGTGCCCACCAAGACGGCCGACACCCCCCAGGAAACGGTCGAAGCCCAATGGCAACTCACCACCCCGGAGACCATTCCCGGCTTCTCGGCGGCAGCCTACTTTTTCGGCCGCGAGCTTCATCAGCAATTGAACGTGCCCGTCGGCCTGATCCATACATCCTGGGGCGGCACACCCTCGGAAGCGTGGACAAGCCTCTGCACGCTCAAGGCTACCCCCGAAGCGAAGCCCATCCTCGACCGCTGGGACGATATCATCGCGAAGTACCCGCAAGCCCTCGAAGAGTTCAACAAGCAGATGGAGGAATGGAACAAAGCCGCCGAGCAGGCCAAGAAAGATGGCAAGGAGGCGCCTGCAAAGCCCCGTGCGCCGCTCGGCCCCGACCATCCTCACCGGCCCGCGAGCCTCTACAACGCCATGATCGCTCCGCTCATCCCCTACGCGATCCGGGGCGCCATCTGGTACCAGGGCGAGTCGAACGCAGGGCGGGCTTATCAATACCGCGCCATTTTCCCTGCAATGATCGAGGACTGGCGGGAGCACTGGAACCAGGGGAACTTCCCTTTCCTCTTCGTGCAACTGGCCAATTTCACCGAACGCAAGCCCGACCCGGGAGACTCGGATTGGGCTGAGCTGCGCGAGGCACAGTCGATGACCCTCAAACTCAAGAACACCGGCATGGCGGTCATTATCGACATCGGCGACGCGGCAGACATCCACCCCAAGAACAAACAGGACGTGGGCAAACGGCTTGCCTATTGGGCTCTGGACAAGACCTACAAGAAGGACGTCGTGCCGTCTGGTCCCCTGTACGATTCCGCGCGTTTCCGAAGCGGGAAAGCTACCATACGTTTCGACTATGCGGATGGCGGTCTCGTGTCCCAAGGAGGCGAACTCAAAGGTTTCGCCATAGCAGGTCCTGACCAGAAGTTTGTCTGGGCCAAAGCCGAAGTCGCAGGGAAGAAGAAGGTGACGGTCTGGTCTGAGCAGGTTCCCAACCCGGTTGCCGTGCGTTACGGTTGGGCGAACAATCCCGAGTGCACGCTGTATAACAAAGCCGGACTGCCGGCCTCGCCGTTCCGCACGGATGAATGGCCTGGCATCACAATTAACAACAAATAG
- a CDS encoding SHOCT domain-containing protein codes for MLTGFITLLITDVMLLLIIQLVGSLFANKRREFPLHYAVLMLVFCCVAHYAATSVMANGMVEDSDRWLVLAATFGCGAIPIAAYVTTVFHHPALARTVKREDALAEARKLEAGGDIKEALRSYCAFLDVNPENHGVWFEAAHMLIRHGEFALARNILVKMRDRFGEDREIAPKIQELWRMLPRPSAPGAPVTRTAPKDPDAALRELIVLRKAGIITEEEYQTKKQELFEL; via the coding sequence ATGCTTACGGGGTTCATCACACTGCTCATCACCGATGTGATGCTGCTTCTCATCATCCAGCTGGTGGGATCGCTCTTCGCAAACAAGCGGCGCGAGTTTCCGCTTCACTACGCCGTGCTGATGCTTGTCTTTTGTTGCGTCGCCCACTACGCGGCTACGTCTGTGATGGCCAATGGTATGGTCGAAGATAGTGACCGGTGGCTCGTCCTGGCGGCCACGTTCGGGTGCGGGGCCATTCCCATTGCCGCGTATGTCACGACAGTGTTCCACCATCCCGCTCTGGCGCGCACCGTCAAACGCGAAGATGCACTCGCCGAAGCCCGAAAACTCGAGGCCGGCGGCGACATCAAGGAGGCCCTGCGCTCGTATTGCGCCTTCCTCGATGTCAACCCCGAAAACCACGGTGTATGGTTCGAAGCCGCGCATATGCTGATCCGCCACGGGGAGTTTGCCCTCGCCCGAAACATCCTCGTGAAGATGAGAGACCGCTTCGGCGAGGATCGCGAGATTGCCCCCAAGATACAGGAACTATGGCGAATGCTGCCCCGCCCCTCTGCCCCCGGCGCTCCGGTAACCCGCACAGCTCCGAAGGATCCCGACGCAGCCCTCCGTGAGCTCATCGTCCTTCGAAAAGCCGGGATAATCACCGAGGAAGAATACCAGACCAAGAAGCAGGAATTGTTCGAGCTGTAA
- a CDS encoding sialidase family protein, with protein sequence MGEILDREIARTAPDYVVYRPGSVDGSTFDTGNEHFLVFDGPDGSLMAVWTQSSYEGKGDHRIMFSRSDDEGITWPAPLRIVGPARPGEGFMSSWGFPLISKSGRIYVLWNQYQGIDDVVHQHTGTMDGCYSDDMGKSWSTPQT encoded by the coding sequence GTGGGCGAGATCCTGGACCGCGAAATAGCACGGACCGCGCCCGACTATGTCGTTTACCGGCCCGGGAGCGTTGACGGGTCGACGTTCGACACGGGAAACGAGCATTTTCTGGTGTTTGACGGGCCGGACGGCTCCCTGATGGCGGTTTGGACCCAAAGCAGCTACGAGGGCAAAGGCGATCACCGCATCATGTTCTCGCGCTCAGACGATGAAGGGATCACCTGGCCGGCGCCCTTGCGTATCGTAGGTCCCGCCCGGCCGGGCGAAGGTTTCATGTCAAGTTGGGGATTCCCGCTGATTTCGAAGTCGGGCCGGATCTATGTGCTCTGGAACCAGTATCAGGGCATTGACGACGTGGTCCACCAGCATACGGGCACCATGGACGGGTGCTATTCCGACGACATGGGGAAATCGTGGTCCACACCACAGACCAT
- a CDS encoding acyl-CoA dehydrogenase family protein, producing the protein MALAEDSREAEWAHPSFVAELFRGVFRWDLLHPFPEQSAEDKRIGDAYINKIREVLEQYIDPSEVDRSGDLPKEALLALADAGAFGLKIPKEYGGLGMSQTNYNRIMAFIASYCNSTAVCLSAHQSIGVPEPLKWFGTPEQKKKYFPRLAKGAVSAFALTEPQVGSDPAKIRTTAELSEDGTYYTLNGEKLWCTNGPYAEILIVMALTAPKIVEGREKPQVTAFIVETSEPGFEVVSRCAFMGIRGIANGFLRFNNMEVPAENILGKPGQGLKIALTTLNTGRLTMPAASAAAGKVCMHFAQNWVNERVQWGAPIGKHQPVSKMLAEMTADTFAMDSINALACAMVDQGGVDVRLEAAMAKYYCSETAWRILDDFVQVRGGRGYETAESLGARGEEPIPAERMFRDARISRIIEGTSEIMRLFIAREAMDTHVRRLMPIMTGKGPKGKLIWEALTFYAKWYPKVLLPTSVSLNVRHLSPKNQDHVIFVARTCKKLARTLFHTMAKYRQKLEREQLVLQALVDIGTDLFAMAALLSRTEHELKARTDDEQLQDMADLFCMNARKRINDNFKNLKRTQGKAIYKVAKAFMEGKYRWMLDGVYSNFPPASRPARITLPAEPEKAEQPELEPQQQESPPSEK; encoded by the coding sequence ATGGCACTCGCGGAAGATTCCCGCGAGGCCGAATGGGCCCATCCGAGCTTTGTCGCCGAGTTGTTCCGCGGGGTGTTTCGCTGGGATCTGCTCCATCCCTTCCCCGAGCAGAGCGCGGAAGACAAGCGCATCGGCGATGCGTACATCAACAAGATCCGGGAAGTTCTCGAACAATACATTGACCCCTCGGAGGTGGACCGGTCAGGCGACCTCCCGAAAGAAGCCCTGCTCGCCCTGGCGGACGCGGGAGCGTTCGGACTCAAAATCCCGAAGGAATACGGCGGCCTGGGCATGTCTCAGACCAACTACAACCGCATCATGGCGTTCATCGCCAGTTACTGCAACTCGACGGCCGTATGCCTCTCGGCGCATCAGAGCATCGGGGTGCCGGAGCCGCTGAAATGGTTCGGAACCCCGGAGCAGAAGAAGAAATACTTTCCCCGTCTGGCCAAGGGCGCGGTCTCCGCATTCGCCTTGACCGAGCCGCAGGTGGGCTCCGACCCGGCCAAGATTCGCACCACTGCCGAGCTGTCCGAAGACGGAACCTACTACACCCTCAACGGTGAAAAACTCTGGTGCACCAACGGGCCCTACGCCGAGATCTTGATCGTCATGGCGCTGACCGCGCCTAAGATCGTCGAAGGCAGGGAGAAACCGCAAGTCACCGCGTTTATTGTCGAAACATCGGAACCGGGTTTCGAAGTTGTCAGTCGCTGCGCCTTCATGGGCATCCGCGGCATCGCGAACGGCTTCCTTCGCTTCAACAACATGGAGGTTCCCGCCGAAAACATCCTCGGAAAACCCGGTCAAGGGCTGAAAATCGCTCTGACCACCCTTAATACCGGACGCCTGACCATGCCGGCCGCATCCGCGGCCGCCGGCAAAGTCTGCATGCATTTCGCGCAGAACTGGGTCAACGAACGCGTACAGTGGGGCGCCCCCATCGGCAAACACCAGCCTGTCAGCAAGATGCTCGCCGAAATGACTGCCGACACCTTCGCCATGGACAGCATAAACGCCCTGGCCTGCGCCATGGTGGATCAGGGCGGCGTCGACGTGCGGCTCGAAGCTGCCATGGCCAAGTATTACTGCAGCGAGACGGCATGGCGCATTCTCGACGACTTCGTGCAGGTCCGCGGCGGACGCGGCTACGAAACGGCCGAATCGCTTGGCGCGCGCGGCGAAGAACCCATCCCCGCCGAGCGCATGTTTCGCGATGCCCGCATTTCGCGCATTATCGAGGGGACCAGCGAAATCATGCGGCTCTTCATTGCCCGAGAGGCCATGGACACGCATGTCAGGCGCCTTATGCCTATCATGACGGGCAAGGGGCCCAAGGGCAAACTGATATGGGAGGCCTTGACGTTCTACGCCAAATGGTATCCCAAAGTGTTGTTGCCCACCTCCGTTTCGCTCAACGTGCGGCATCTTTCGCCCAAGAACCAGGACCATGTGATATTTGTAGCGCGAACCTGCAAAAAGCTCGCGCGAACCTTGTTTCACACCATGGCGAAATACCGGCAAAAGCTGGAACGCGAACAGCTTGTTCTACAGGCCCTGGTCGACATCGGCACGGACCTGTTTGCCATGGCCGCATTGCTGTCGCGGACCGAACACGAGCTCAAGGCCCGAACGGACGACGAGCAGTTGCAGGATATGGCCGACCTGTTCTGTATGAATGCGCGCAAGCGTATCAACGACAACTTCAAGAACTTGAAGCGCACGCAAGGCAAAGCCATCTACAAAGTCGCCAAAGCCTTCATGGAAGGCAAGTATCGTTGGATGCTCGACGGCGTCTACTCCAATTTCCCGCCTGCGAGCAGGCCTGCGCGCATAACCCTGCCCGCCGAGCCGGAGAAGGCGGAGCAACCCGAACTCGAGCCCCAACAGCAGGAATCTCCCCCGTCGGAAAAGTAG
- a CDS encoding amidohydrolase family protein: MAEPADTAQMIAELVATTPFVDTHEHLMEEARRLEARADPEGKKGPISDIGILFSHYSDSDLVVAGMLPDDLQKVRTATMPPKEKFRLLAPHYAAARHTGYLRNVRESLRLLYGEDDLTEANCESISEKIADGVKPGFYKHILQDVANIEYCQVNNLEVPVFCETEMPELLAQDISTVPLCTGLDIVQVERLADREAYSLKDWREIIDWCFATFGPRAIATKNQCAYGRALDFAQVSEEDAAPLFERLLTKGADDLSREERKAVEDHLFHYCIDKAAEYGLPVKLHTGYYAGHGGMPLNRVRTNAGDLCPVMRAHMNAKFVLFHIDYPYQDEAIALAKHYPNAYVDMCWAWIVSPHASIRFLKEYLMAAPANKLFTFGGDYRPVEMVPGHAAIARQGLAQGITELVREKWLDIDDAPGLIDQIMRGNAHAIYDHTDTLNHWRTQKKTA; this comes from the coding sequence ATGGCCGAGCCAGCCGATACCGCCCAGATGATTGCCGAACTAGTCGCGACCACGCCATTCGTGGATACGCACGAGCACCTCATGGAGGAAGCCCGGCGCCTTGAAGCAAGGGCCGACCCCGAAGGCAAGAAAGGCCCGATTTCCGATATCGGCATCCTTTTCTCGCATTATTCCGACTCAGACCTGGTCGTCGCCGGCATGCTTCCGGACGACTTGCAGAAGGTCCGGACGGCCACGATGCCTCCCAAGGAGAAGTTCCGCCTGCTTGCGCCTCACTACGCGGCCGCGCGTCATACCGGGTACCTGCGCAACGTCCGCGAATCCCTGCGGCTTCTGTATGGTGAGGACGACTTGACCGAAGCCAACTGCGAGAGCATTTCCGAAAAGATCGCGGACGGCGTCAAACCCGGGTTCTACAAACACATCCTGCAGGACGTCGCAAACATCGAATACTGCCAGGTCAACAACCTGGAAGTCCCCGTCTTTTGCGAGACCGAAATGCCTGAACTTCTTGCCCAGGACATCAGTACCGTTCCGCTGTGTACGGGCCTCGATATTGTGCAGGTCGAGCGTCTTGCGGACCGCGAAGCCTATTCGCTCAAGGATTGGCGCGAGATCATCGATTGGTGTTTTGCGACTTTCGGGCCTCGCGCCATCGCAACCAAGAATCAGTGCGCCTATGGACGTGCCCTGGATTTCGCCCAAGTCTCCGAGGAAGACGCCGCGCCGCTCTTCGAACGCCTGCTGACCAAGGGCGCTGATGACCTGTCGCGCGAGGAACGAAAAGCCGTCGAGGACCATCTCTTTCATTACTGCATCGACAAGGCCGCCGAATACGGCCTGCCTGTGAAACTGCACACCGGCTATTACGCAGGGCACGGCGGCATGCCGCTCAACCGGGTTCGCACCAACGCCGGCGATTTGTGTCCGGTTATGCGAGCCCACATGAATGCCAAGTTTGTGCTGTTCCATATCGACTACCCATACCAGGACGAGGCCATTGCCCTTGCGAAACATTATCCAAACGCGTACGTCGACATGTGCTGGGCGTGGATCGTGAGTCCCCATGCCTCGATCCGGTTCCTGAAGGAGTATCTCATGGCCGCGCCCGCAAACAAGCTGTTCACGTTCGGCGGCGACTACAGGCCCGTCGAAATGGTGCCGGGCCACGCCGCCATAGCCCGCCAGGGCCTCGCGCAGGGTATCACGGAACTTGTGCGCGAAAAGTGGCTTGATATCGATGATGCGCCCGGGCTCATCGACCAAATCATGCGAGGCAACGCCCATGCCATCTATGACCACACAGACACGCTGAACCACTGGCGAACTCAGAAAAAGACTGCTTAG